In Musa acuminata AAA Group cultivar baxijiao chromosome BXJ2-10, Cavendish_Baxijiao_AAA, whole genome shotgun sequence, a genomic segment contains:
- the LOC135624560 gene encoding uncharacterized protein LOC135624560 yields the protein MKFKKGNKVEVLRRKEKQCSSWFPAIISYVHGYEYTVSYELFLTSDEKPVVETVHEEDVRPCPPPLNHKAHWVVGDIAEVLDVCSWTIGKVVKVLENNHVVIKLYDSIQLKEHCLSDLRVPQAWQSNKWIMTDKQILGKQFGYDYIQPNTDTARNLVCGSSQVIGKQGSTGWRSKQKDVGCSSPIKSAKRNLNARCDFSPVDLVRERGWKRKSSTDRSHKSTKRALSKKVEVVSFSKDNVTKNFLHESSKDRLAMCRQINADEGYIYNHALNSSSIPLAVSEDNNGCSVASCSGKEYPGHTFQNLKKHSEDTAFDSLGDAMSSCPLGGGKEYETEFGDELTANVHELELYAYQSTVKALHASGPLSWEQESLLTNLRLSLNISNEEHLLHLRHLLSA from the exons ATGAAGTTCAAAAAAGGGAATAAGGTAGAGGTTTTGAGAAGAAAAGAGAAGCAGTGTAGTTCTTGGTTCCCTGCTATAATTTCATATGTACATGGATACGAGTATACTGTAAGTTATGAGCTATTTCTGACTTCCGATGAGAAGCCTGTGGTAGAAACAGTACATGAGGAAGATGTTAGGCCATGCCCACCGCCACTGAATCACAAAGCACATTGGGTTGTTGGCGACATAGCTGAGGTCCTTGATGTCTGTTCCTGGACGATTGGGAAGGTTGTCAAAGTTCTCGAAAATAATCACGTAGTAATCAAACTCTATGATTCCATCCAACTTAAAGAACATTGTTTGTCTGATCTAAGAGTACCACAAGCTTGGCAGAGCAACAAATGGATTATGACTGACAAG CAAATTTTAGGGAAGCAATTTGGCTATGATTACATCCAACCTAACACTGATACTGCAAGAAATTTGGTTTGTGGTTCAAGTCAAGTCATTGGCAAACAAGGTTCAACTGGATGGAGATCTAAGCAAAAGGATGTTGGCTGCAGTTCTCCTATTAAATCTGCAAAGAGGAATCTCAATGCCCGATGTGACTTCTCACCTGTTGATTTGGTTAGGGAAAGAGGCTGGAAAAGGAAATCCAGCACAGATAGATCTCACAAGTCGACTAAAAGAGCACTGTCTAAAAAGGTAGAAGTAGTTTCTTTCTCGAAAGATAATGTTACTAAAAATTTCCTCCATGAATCCAGTAAAGACAGACTAGCTATGTGTCGTCAGATAAATGCCGATGAGGGGTATATATACAATCATGCTTTGAATTCATCTTCGATACCTTTGGCAGTTAGTGAAGACAATAATGGATGCTCTGTTGCTAGTTGTAGTGGTAAAGAGTATCCAGGTCATACTTTTCAAAACCTCAAAAAACACTCTGAGGATACTGCATTTGATAGTTTGGGTGATGCCATGTCGTCATGTCCATTAGGAGGAGGAAAAGAGTACGAAACTGAATTTGGGGATGAATTGACTGCTAATGTCCATGAACTAGAGCTATATGCATACCAATCTACTGTGAAAGCTTTGCATGCCTCTGGTCCATTGAGTTGGGAGCAGGAATCACTACTAACAAATCTTCGTCTCTCTCTCAATATCTCTAATGAAGAACATTTGCTTCACTTGAGGCACCTATTATCTGCTTAA